In Balaenoptera musculus isolate JJ_BM4_2016_0621 chromosome 19, mBalMus1.pri.v3, whole genome shotgun sequence, one genomic interval encodes:
- the B3GNT8 gene encoding UDP-GlcNAc:betaGal beta-1,3-N-acetylglucosaminyltransferase 8 — translation MRCPKCLLCLSALLTLLGLKVYIEWTSEPRLGKAYPGPRSTPPGPTPASPEPTLPANLSARLGQTDPLPSAYWNQQQWRLGTLPGGDSTEAGDCRAWGAAAAAEIPDFASYPEDLRHFLLSAACRSFPRWLPRGGGGQVASCEDPDVPYLLLAVKSEPGRFAERQAVRETWGRPAPGVRLLFLLGSPAGEGRPDLGSLVAWESRHYSDLLLWDFLDVPFNQTLKDLLLLAWLGRHCPGVSFILQGQDDAFVHTPALLDHLQALPPSAARGLYLGEVFTQAKPLRKPGGPFYVPGSFFEGGYPAYASGGGYVIAGRLAPWLLRAAARVAPFPFDDVYTGLCFQALGLAPRTHKGFLTAWPADRTADPCALRDLLLVRPLSPQDSIRLWKQLRDPQLQC, via the coding sequence ATGCGCTGCCCCAAGTGCCTTCTCTGCCTGTCAGCACTGCTCACACTCCTGGGCCTCAAAGTGTACATCGAGTGGACGTCCGAGCCCCGGCTGGGTAAGGCCTACCCGGGACCCCGCAGCACCCCACCAGGCCCCACGCCAGCCAGCCCCGAGCCCACCCTGCCGGCTAACCTCTCGGCCCGTCTGGGCCAGACTGACCCTCTGCCCTCGGCTTACTGGAACCAGCAGCAGTGGCGGCTGGGGACCCTGCCCGGTGGGGACAGCACTGAGGCGGGGGACTGCCGCGCTTGGGGAGCTGCCGCTGCGGCTGAGATCCCTGACTTCGCCTCCTACCCCGAGGACCTCCGCCACTTCCTGCTGTCGGCAGCCTGCCGGAGCTTCCCACGGTGGCTGCCCAGGGGCGGCGGTGGCCAGGTGGCCAGCTGCGAGGATCCCGACGTCCCCTACCTGCTGTTGGCTGTCAAGTCGGAACCAGGGCGCTTTGCGGAACGACAGGCCGTGAGGGAGACGTGGGGCCGGCCGGCTCCCGGGGTCCGGCTGCTCTTCCTGCTGGGGTCCCCAGCAGGCGAGGGGAGGCCTGACCTAGGCTCCCTGGTGGCCTGGGAGAGCCGCCACTACAGCGACCTGCTGCTCTGGGACTTCCTTGACGTCCCCTTCAACCAGACGCTCAAGGACCTGCTGCTGCTAGCCTGGCTGGGCCGCCACTGCCCCGGCGTGAGCTTCATCCTGCAAGGCCAGGATGACGCCTTCGTGCACACCCCCGCCCTTCTGGACCACCTGCAGGCCCTGCCGCCCAGCGCGGCCCGTGGCCTCTACCTGGGTGAGGTCTTCACCCAGGCCAAGCCCCTCCGGAAGCCTGGGGGACCCTTCTACGTGCCTGGGTCCTTCTTTGAAGGCGGCTACCCAGCCTACGCAAGTGGGGGCGGCTACGTCATCGCGGGCCGCTTGGCACCCTGGCTGCTGCGGGCGGCGGCCCGCGTGGCCCCCTTCCCCTTCGACGATGTCTACACCGGCCTGTGCTTCCaagccctgggcctggcccccAGGACCCACAAAGGCTTCCTCACGGCCTGGCCGGCAGACCGCACTGCTGACCCCTGTGCTCTCCGTGACCTGCTGCTGGTGCGGCCCCTCAGCCCCCAGGACAGCATCCGGCTCTGGAAACAGCTGCGGGACCCTCAGCTCCAGTGCTGA